One stretch of Apis cerana isolate GH-2021 linkage group LG8, AcerK_1.0, whole genome shotgun sequence DNA includes these proteins:
- the LOC107999950 gene encoding ubiquinol-cytochrome-c reductase complex assembly factor 1 yields MMHCTRMLTLKKIPLSSTLKYITEYKFINNNDIYFLIKPQFRHFYKNVHIKNVSKNLIKPISPSGIFKNLLHRFDLFRQKYYLSGLGYLLYDDIPRNLNYSIFFKGFNMPDTFFSWFLITELHVWMLMVRFMAEGEKGKVVVKNIVEAMWHDVLARVELLGPIAPKVKKEQLMELTHQFNAAVIGYDEGIMSDDKVLASALWRRFFSLECNNPEHLEKLLIYVRKQINEFDKIPPEKVFQRSIVKWVDL; encoded by the exons ATGATGCATTGTACAAGAATGTTAACTCTTAAAaag ataCCTTTGTCGtctacattaaaatatataacagaatataaatttattaataataacgatatatattttttaataaaacctcaatttcgtcatttttataagaatgtacatattaaaaatgtatctaaaaatttaattaaaccaaTAAGTCCAagtggaatatttaaaaatttattacataggTTTGATCTTTTCAGGCAGAAATAt tatttaagTGGATTAggctatttattatatgatgacATTCCtagaaatcttaattattcaatattttttaaag gttTTAATATGCCAGATACATTTTTCTCTTGGTTTTTAATCACAGAATTGCATGTTTGGATGTTAATGGTACGTTTTATGGCTGAAGGAGAAAAAGGTAAAGTAGTTGTAAAGAATATTGTCGAAGCCATGTGGCATGATGTTCTTGCAAGAGTAGAACTACTTGGT ccaATTGCTCCAAAAGTGAAAAAGGAACAATTAATGGAATTAACACATCAGTTTAATGCTGCTGTAATTGGTTATGATGAAGGAATTATGTCAGATGATAAAGTATTAGCTAGTGCATTATggagaagatttttttctttagaatgTAATAATCCAGAACATttagaaaaacttttaatttatgttagaaAACag attaatgaatttgataaaattccaCCTGAAAAAGTTTTCCAAAGATCAATAGTAAAATGGGTAGATTTGTAA
- the LOC107999962 gene encoding 60S ribosomal export protein NMD3 isoform X2 gives MELLNEPIQQKSMILCCICGISIEPNPANMCVACLRTQVDVTENIPKQATIHFCKGCERYLQPPGEWIHAALESRELLTLCLKKLKGLNRVKLIDAGFVWTEPHSMRLKVKLTVQAEVIGGAVLQQVFIVEYTINHQMCNDCHRTEAKDYWRALVQVRQRATNKKTFYYLEQLILKYKAHEHTLGIKPIHVAELNASLYWRHAFNSICDPKQLIEYTVMDIEQIKFKDRKFFPGQGTISDKHVIADVWLVRSCDLGINDNLIHTRTHLGHILKPGDTALGYALNDSNINDKNFEILNKDLVPDIILTKKNYINDRTARRRMRTWKLKHMISDKDNMITDNNDYYEFLEDIEEDPEMRQNINIFKDRMKTIPIDTNELSDPSCPQITLEEMLDDLAIDDVEVPYIL, from the exons atggaattattaaatgaaccaattcaacaaaaatcaatgat attatgttGTATTTGTGGCATTAGTATTGAACCTAATCCAGCAAATATGTGCGTGGCATGTTTAAGAACTCAAGTAGATGTTActgaaaatattccaaagcAAGCAACAATTCATTTCTGCAAAGGTTGTGAaag atatttacaaCCTCCTGGAGAATGGATTCATGCAGCATTAGAATCTAgagaattattaacattatgtttaaaaaaattaaaaggttTAAATcgtgtaaaattaattgatgctGGATTTGTATGGACAGAACCTCATTCTATGAGATTAAAG GTAAAATTAACAGTACAAGCTGAAGTAATAGGAGGAGCAGTTCTTCAACAAGTATTTATAGTTGAATACACAATAAATCATCAAATGTGTAATGATTGTCATCGAACAGAAGCAAAAGATTATTGGCGTGCTTtg gTACAAGTACGGCAAAGagcaacaaataaaaaaacattttattatttagagcaactaatattaaaatataaagcacATGAACATACTTTGGGTATAAAACCTATTCatg ttGCAGAATTGAATGCTTCGCTTTATTGGAGACATGCTTTTAATAGTATTTGTGATCCAAaacaattaatagaatatacaGTAATGgatattgaacaaataaaatttaaagatagaaaattttttcctggaCAAGGAACTATTTCAGATAag catGTAATAGCAGATGTATGGTTAGTCAGAAGTTGTGATTTaggaataaatgataatttaattcatacacGCACTCATCTTGGTCATATATTAAAACCTGGCGATACTGCTTTAgg atatgctCTTAATGatagtaatattaatgataaaaatttcgaaatattaaataaagatttagtcccggatataattttaacaaagaagaattatataaatgatagaaCTGCGCGACGCAGAATGAGAACTTGGAAATTGAAACATATGATATCAGATAAGGACAATATGATTACagataataa tGATTACTATGAGTTTCTGGAAGATATTGAAGAAGATCCAGAAATgagacaaaatataaatatttttaaagatcgcATGAAGACAATTCCAATAGATACAAATGAGTTATCTGATCCTAGTTGTCCACAAATCACTCTTGAAGAAATGCTTGACGATCTCGCTATTGATGATGTTGAAGTaccttatattttatga
- the LOC107999949 gene encoding sphingomyelin phosphodiesterase 1-like, which translates to MFQQLILSLLILIINSSALNIEDVNVISFSNEIELWTNLNHERELFKNMINFLKIPTELQNSDWRSFPANSSTKICIICKTILTTFINLRHKGMSEEDIRNNVINLCVLLNIQTERVCKGVIESNLPIILYIIDSKPNLTANTICGVVLESKSCPLNDSKFDWNIDINNNFNITITENETQEQIKILQITDLHYDHIYEINGNANCGEPVCCRKNQNKTNISSFAGFWGDYQSCDTPWHAIIDALHHMKDTHQDVDFIYFTGDIIDHGVWETSKEGNIQNLIKMYDYIHNLFNNTIMYPVLGNHEPHPLNQFAPKNITQDNLTTNWLYKLMADLWIGYGWLPESTRSTILQGGYYTVIPQKGFRIIALNSNICYSYNWWLWYNPKDPNNQLQWLLNILSEAEKNNEFVHILSHIPFNSNSCFKTWKREYLRIIDRFSHLIKAEFNGHTHNDEIAIFYNSDNKPKHIGWNGGSITAYSKLNPNYKIYIVNCSNYAVIDYQNWMYDLSFANKNIHVRPIWYKSYSFKKEYNLIDLSAKSLSDWLSIAAKNETLLNKYYRNFYKQAEPSLQENCDLNCKKQYLCNIIVGSETKLCNILIS; encoded by the exons ATGTTCCAACAATTAATTttgagtttattaattttaattattaatagttccGCTTTAAACATAGaag atgtaaatgtaatttcattttcaaatgaaattgaattatggACAAATTTAAACCATGAAAGAGAATTGTTCAAGAatatgatcaattttttaaagattcccACAGAACTTCAAAACTCTGATTGGAGATCTTTTCCAGCTAATTCAAGTaccaaaatatgtataatatgtaaaacaattttaacaacatttataaatttacgacATAAAGGAATGTCTGAAGAAGATATAAGAaacaatgtaattaatttatgtgtgCTTTTAAACATCCAAACAGAAAGAGTATGTAAAGGAGTCATTGAATCAAATTTG cctattattttgtatataatagattCCAAACCAAATCTAACAGCTAATACAATTTGTGGTGTTGTCCTAGAATCCAAATCTTGTCCTTTAAATGATTCTAAATTTGATtggaatattgatattaataacaattttaatataacaattactgaaaatgaaacacaagaacaaataaaaattttacaaataacggATTTGCATTATGATCATATCTATGAAATAAATGGTAATGCAAATTGTGGAGAACCAGTTTGCTGccgaaaaaatcaaaataaaactaatatatcTTCATTTGCTGGATTTTGGGGAGATTATCAATCCTGTGATACTCCATGGCATGCAATTATTGATGCTTTACATCACATGAAGGATACACATCAG gatgtagattttatatattttactggtGATATAATAGACCATGGAGTATGGGAGACTTCAAAGGaaggaaatattcaaaatcttataaaaatgtatgattACATTCataatctttttaacaatACTATAATGTATCCAGTACTTGGAAATCATGAACCACATCCTTTAAATCA atttgcaccaaaaaatataacacaaGACAATTTAACTACAAATTggctttataaattaatggcAGATTTATGGATTGGATATGGTTGGTTACCAGAATCTACGCGTTCCACAATACTTCAAGGAGGATATTATACTGTTATCCCACAAAAAGGATTTAGAATTATAGCcttaaatagtaatatttgttattcttaCAATTG gtGGCTTTGGTATAATCCAAAAGATCCTAATAATCAACTGCAATGGCttctaaatattctttctgaagcagaaaagaataatgaatttgttcatattttatcCCATATACcttttaatagtaatagttGTTTTAAGACATGGAAACGAGAATACTTAAGAATAATTGATAGATTCTCCCATTTAATTAAAGCTGAATTTAATGGACATACTCATAATGATGAAatagcaatattttataattctgatAATAAACCAAAACATATTGGTTGGAATGGTGGTAGCATAACAgcttattcaaaattgaatccgaattataaaatatatatagtgaaTTGTAGTAATTAt GCAGTAATTGATTATCAAAATTGGATGTATGATCTTAGTTTTgccaataaaaatatccatgtTAGACCAATCTGGTATAAATCATattcctttaaaaaagaatataacctTATTGATTTATCTGCCAAATCTTTAAGTGATTGGCTCTCTATAGCAGCAAAGaatgaaacattattaaacaaatattatag gaaTTTTTATAAGCAAGCAGAACCTTCATTGCAAGAAAATTgtgatttaaattgtaaaaaacaatatttgtgTAATATAATTGTGGGTTCAGAAactaaattatgtaatattttaataagttaa
- the LOC107999962 gene encoding 60S ribosomal export protein NMD3 isoform X1, whose amino-acid sequence MELLNEPIQQKSMILCCICGISIEPNPANMCVACLRTQVDVTENIPKQATIHFCKGCERYLQPPGEWIHAALESRELLTLCLKKLKGLNRVKLIDAGFVWTEPHSMRLKVKLTVQAEVIGGAVLQQVFIVEYTINHQMCNDCHRTEAKDYWRALVQVRQRATNKKTFYYLEQLILKYKAHEHTLGIKPIHEGLDFFFANEATARKMVDFLSSVIPCRYDHSKKLISHDIHSNIYNYKFTYSVEIVPISRDSIVCLPRKLSHQLGGINSICLVYKITNFIHLIDVSSGQIAELNASLYWRHAFNSICDPKQLIEYTVMDIEQIKFKDRKFFPGQGTISDKHVIADVWLVRSCDLGINDNLIHTRTHLGHILKPGDTALGYALNDSNINDKNFEILNKDLVPDIILTKKNYINDRTARRRMRTWKLKHMISDKDNMITDNNDYYEFLEDIEEDPEMRQNINIFKDRMKTIPIDTNELSDPSCPQITLEEMLDDLAIDDVEVPYIL is encoded by the exons atggaattattaaatgaaccaattcaacaaaaatcaatgat attatgttGTATTTGTGGCATTAGTATTGAACCTAATCCAGCAAATATGTGCGTGGCATGTTTAAGAACTCAAGTAGATGTTActgaaaatattccaaagcAAGCAACAATTCATTTCTGCAAAGGTTGTGAaag atatttacaaCCTCCTGGAGAATGGATTCATGCAGCATTAGAATCTAgagaattattaacattatgtttaaaaaaattaaaaggttTAAATcgtgtaaaattaattgatgctGGATTTGTATGGACAGAACCTCATTCTATGAGATTAAAG GTAAAATTAACAGTACAAGCTGAAGTAATAGGAGGAGCAGTTCTTCAACAAGTATTTATAGTTGAATACACAATAAATCATCAAATGTGTAATGATTGTCATCGAACAGAAGCAAAAGATTATTGGCGTGCTTtg gTACAAGTACGGCAAAGagcaacaaataaaaaaacattttattatttagagcaactaatattaaaatataaagcacATGAACATACTTTGGGTATAAAACCTATTCatg agggtttagattttttttttgcaaacgaAGCAACAGCACGCAAAATGGTTGATTTTCTTTCAAGTGTTATACCTTGTCGATATGaccattctaaaaaattaatatcacatGATATTCAtagtaacatttataattataaatttacatacag cgTGGAGATAGTCCCAATATCAAGAGATAGTATAGTATGTCTTCCAAGAAAACTGAGTCATCAACTTGGaggaataaattcgatttgcTTAGTATATAAGATTACaaatttcatacatttaaTAGATGTATCATCTGGGCAAA ttGCAGAATTGAATGCTTCGCTTTATTGGAGACATGCTTTTAATAGTATTTGTGATCCAAaacaattaatagaatatacaGTAATGgatattgaacaaataaaatttaaagatagaaaattttttcctggaCAAGGAACTATTTCAGATAag catGTAATAGCAGATGTATGGTTAGTCAGAAGTTGTGATTTaggaataaatgataatttaattcatacacGCACTCATCTTGGTCATATATTAAAACCTGGCGATACTGCTTTAgg atatgctCTTAATGatagtaatattaatgataaaaatttcgaaatattaaataaagatttagtcccggatataattttaacaaagaagaattatataaatgatagaaCTGCGCGACGCAGAATGAGAACTTGGAAATTGAAACATATGATATCAGATAAGGACAATATGATTACagataataa tGATTACTATGAGTTTCTGGAAGATATTGAAGAAGATCCAGAAATgagacaaaatataaatatttttaaagatcgcATGAAGACAATTCCAATAGATACAAATGAGTTATCTGATCCTAGTTGTCCACAAATCACTCTTGAAGAAATGCTTGACGATCTCGCTATTGATGATGTTGAAGTaccttatattttatga